One Elephas maximus indicus isolate mEleMax1 chromosome 16, mEleMax1 primary haplotype, whole genome shotgun sequence DNA window includes the following coding sequences:
- the RPP30 gene encoding ribonuclease P protein subunit p30 isoform X1 produces the protein MAVFADLDLRAGSDLKALRGLVENAAHLGYSVVAINHVIDFKEKKQEIEKPVAVSELFTTLPIVQGKSRPIKILTRLTIIISDPSHCNVLRATSSRVRLYDIVAVFPKTEKLFHVACTHLDVDLVCITVKEKLPFYFKRPPINVAIDRGLGFELVYSPAIKDSTMRRYTISNALNLMQICKGKNVIISSAAEGPLEIRGPYDVANLGLLFGLSESDAKAAVSTNCRAALLHGETRKTAFGIVSTVKKPRSSEGDDGSLPACKKAKCEG, from the exons ATGGCTGTGTTTGCGGATTTGGACCTGCGAGCGGGTTCAGACCTGAAGGCTCTGCGCGGGCTCGTGGAGAACGCAGCTCACC TTGGCTATTCAGTTGTTGCCATCAATCATGTTATTGACTTTAAGGAAAAGAAGCAG GAAATTGAAAAACCAGTAGCTGTTTCAGAGCTCTTCACAACTTTGCCAATTGTACAG GGAAAATCAAGACCAATTAAAATTTTAACTAGACTGACAATTATCATTTCGGATCCCTCTCACTGCAATGTTTTG AGAGCAACTTCTTCAAGGGTCCGCCTATATGATATTGTTGCAGTTTTTCCAAAGACAGAAAAACTTTTTCAT GTTGCTTGCACACATTTAGATGTGGATTTAGTTTGCATAACTGTAAAAGAAAAACTGCCATTTTACTTCAAAAGACCCCCTATTAATGTG GCAATTGACCGAGGCTTAGGCTTTGAACTTGTCTACAGCCCTGCCATCAAAGACTCCACAATGAGAAGGTACACAATTTCCAATGCCCTCAATCTGATGCAGATCTGCAAAGGAAAG AACGTAATTATATCTAGTGCTGCAGAAGGG ccTTTAGAAATAAGAGGCCCATATGATGTGGCAAACTT AGGGCTGCTGTTTGGGCTGTCTGAAAGCGATGCCAAGGCTGCGGTGTCCACCAACTGCAGAGCAGCACTTCTTCACGGAG AAACTAGAAAGACTGCTTTTGGAATTGTTTCCACAGTGAAGAAACCTCGGTCGTCAGAGGGGGATGACGGTTCTCTTCCAGCGTGCAAGAAAGCCAAGTGCGAGGGCTGA
- the RPP30 gene encoding ribonuclease P protein subunit p30 isoform X3, which translates to MAVFADLDLRAGSDLKALRGLVENAAHLGYSVVAINHVIDFKEKKQEIEKPVAVSELFTTLPIVQGKSRPIKILTRLTIIISDPSHCNVLRATSSRVRLYDIVAVFPKTEKLFHAIDRGLGFELVYSPAIKDSTMRRYTISNALNLMQICKGKNVIISSAAEGPLEIRGPYDVANLGLLFGLSESDAKAAVSTNCRAALLHGETRKTAFGIVSTVKKPRSSEGDDGSLPACKKAKCEG; encoded by the exons ATGGCTGTGTTTGCGGATTTGGACCTGCGAGCGGGTTCAGACCTGAAGGCTCTGCGCGGGCTCGTGGAGAACGCAGCTCACC TTGGCTATTCAGTTGTTGCCATCAATCATGTTATTGACTTTAAGGAAAAGAAGCAG GAAATTGAAAAACCAGTAGCTGTTTCAGAGCTCTTCACAACTTTGCCAATTGTACAG GGAAAATCAAGACCAATTAAAATTTTAACTAGACTGACAATTATCATTTCGGATCCCTCTCACTGCAATGTTTTG AGAGCAACTTCTTCAAGGGTCCGCCTATATGATATTGTTGCAGTTTTTCCAAAGACAGAAAAACTTTTTCAT GCAATTGACCGAGGCTTAGGCTTTGAACTTGTCTACAGCCCTGCCATCAAAGACTCCACAATGAGAAGGTACACAATTTCCAATGCCCTCAATCTGATGCAGATCTGCAAAGGAAAG AACGTAATTATATCTAGTGCTGCAGAAGGG ccTTTAGAAATAAGAGGCCCATATGATGTGGCAAACTT AGGGCTGCTGTTTGGGCTGTCTGAAAGCGATGCCAAGGCTGCGGTGTCCACCAACTGCAGAGCAGCACTTCTTCACGGAG AAACTAGAAAGACTGCTTTTGGAATTGTTTCCACAGTGAAGAAACCTCGGTCGTCAGAGGGGGATGACGGTTCTCTTCCAGCGTGCAAGAAAGCCAAGTGCGAGGGCTGA
- the RPP30 gene encoding ribonuclease P protein subunit p30 isoform X2, whose product MAVFADLDLRAGSDLKALRGLVENAAHLGYSVVAINHVIDFKEKKQEIEKPVAVSELFTTLPIVQRATSSRVRLYDIVAVFPKTEKLFHVACTHLDVDLVCITVKEKLPFYFKRPPINVAIDRGLGFELVYSPAIKDSTMRRYTISNALNLMQICKGKNVIISSAAEGPLEIRGPYDVANLGLLFGLSESDAKAAVSTNCRAALLHGETRKTAFGIVSTVKKPRSSEGDDGSLPACKKAKCEG is encoded by the exons ATGGCTGTGTTTGCGGATTTGGACCTGCGAGCGGGTTCAGACCTGAAGGCTCTGCGCGGGCTCGTGGAGAACGCAGCTCACC TTGGCTATTCAGTTGTTGCCATCAATCATGTTATTGACTTTAAGGAAAAGAAGCAG GAAATTGAAAAACCAGTAGCTGTTTCAGAGCTCTTCACAACTTTGCCAATTGTACAG AGAGCAACTTCTTCAAGGGTCCGCCTATATGATATTGTTGCAGTTTTTCCAAAGACAGAAAAACTTTTTCAT GTTGCTTGCACACATTTAGATGTGGATTTAGTTTGCATAACTGTAAAAGAAAAACTGCCATTTTACTTCAAAAGACCCCCTATTAATGTG GCAATTGACCGAGGCTTAGGCTTTGAACTTGTCTACAGCCCTGCCATCAAAGACTCCACAATGAGAAGGTACACAATTTCCAATGCCCTCAATCTGATGCAGATCTGCAAAGGAAAG AACGTAATTATATCTAGTGCTGCAGAAGGG ccTTTAGAAATAAGAGGCCCATATGATGTGGCAAACTT AGGGCTGCTGTTTGGGCTGTCTGAAAGCGATGCCAAGGCTGCGGTGTCCACCAACTGCAGAGCAGCACTTCTTCACGGAG AAACTAGAAAGACTGCTTTTGGAATTGTTTCCACAGTGAAGAAACCTCGGTCGTCAGAGGGGGATGACGGTTCTCTTCCAGCGTGCAAGAAAGCCAAGTGCGAGGGCTGA